Proteins encoded together in one Candidatus Methylomirabilota bacterium window:
- a CDS encoding DNA polymerase ligase N-terminal domain-containing protein yields MIEERAPQLEAYRKKRDPERTPEPFGGRRLAGGRMFVVQKHAARRLHYDLRLEMDGVLKSWAVPKGPSVHAEEKRLAVHVEDHPIEYADFEGVIAPGNYGAGSVIVWDRGWYRSAKPEDALEQLRRGKLEVELFGYKLRGRWTLARMSGQEKEWLLLKKADGAVASEELVDRYPQSILSGLTVEEMADVPGRLASIRQHLEALDAPRREVAARSQPFMLATLDERPPSGKGWLFEIKFDGVRVLAARRGEQVELYGRSGQLITGRYPDLVRALLALPVEHFVIDGEIVALDESGRPSFQRLQPRMTLTDPREIEA; encoded by the coding sequence GTGATCGAGGAGCGGGCACCGCAGCTCGAGGCGTATCGGAAGAAGCGCGACCCGGAGCGGACACCCGAGCCGTTCGGTGGCCGCCGGCTGGCGGGCGGCCGGATGTTCGTGGTCCAGAAACATGCCGCGCGGCGCCTGCACTATGACCTGCGCCTCGAGATGGACGGCGTCCTCAAGAGCTGGGCCGTGCCCAAGGGCCCGTCCGTGCATGCCGAGGAAAAGCGCCTGGCCGTGCACGTGGAGGATCACCCCATCGAGTACGCGGATTTCGAAGGGGTGATCGCCCCCGGCAACTACGGCGCGGGCTCGGTCATCGTGTGGGACCGCGGGTGGTACCGGTCGGCGAAGCCCGAGGACGCGCTGGAGCAGCTCCGCCGGGGGAAGCTCGAGGTCGAGCTCTTCGGCTACAAGCTCCGGGGGCGCTGGACGCTCGCCCGCATGTCGGGCCAGGAAAAGGAGTGGCTGCTCCTCAAGAAGGCGGACGGCGCGGTGGCGAGCGAGGAGCTGGTGGATCGGTACCCGCAATCGATTCTCTCGGGCCTCACCGTGGAGGAGATGGCCGACGTGCCGGGCCGGCTCGCTTCCATCCGACAGCACCTCGAAGCGCTCGACGCTCCGCGGCGCGAGGTGGCGGCGCGCTCCCAGCCCTTCATGCTCGCCACGCTGGACGAGCGTCCACCTTCCGGGAAGGGCTGGCTCTTCGAGATCAAGTTCGACGGGGTTCGGGTGCTGGCCGCGCGACGTGGCGAGCAGGTGGAGCTCTACGGGCGGAGCGGCCAGCTGATCACCGGACGCTATCCCGACCTGGTGCGCGCCCTCCTGGCCTTGCCCGTCGAGCACTTCGTGATCGACGGGGAGATCGTGGCTCTCGACGAGAGCGGCCGGCCGAGCTTCCAGCGGCTTCAGCCGCGCATGACCTTGACCGATCCGCGGGAGATCGAAGCC